The nucleotide sequence TGAAGTATTGCGTGATGGCGCTGCTGCTCAATATGGATCAGATGCTATCGCAGGTGTGATTAACATTGTGTTAAAAGATGCCGATGATGGCGGTAAGATCGGTGTTTCCTATGGAGAGTATTCAGAAGGTGATGGTGAAACCACCAATATTGATATCACCAAGGGATTTGCATTAGGGGATGATGGATTTTTAGATGCAACGTTTAATTTTAGGGATCGTGGGTCGACTAATAGAGCCGGACTTCATGGTTCTTGCCAGTTCTCTGGGTGCACCGATGCAGGAAATGGCGCAAAATTAGCGGGTGATCCTCGTGAGCTCACAGCGAGTAGAAATACGTTTCGAATTGGTGATGCAAAATCTGAGCAGATTGGTGTTGTGGTTAATACGGGGTTTGAGCTTGATGAAGGTGAACTGTATGGCTTTATCACCTACTCACATCGTGACAACGAGTCAGCCGCTTTCTTCCGCCACAACAATAACAATGGTGGTAACGCTCCTTTACAAGATGGTGATGCGACGATACCTGCGGGCTTCCTGCCTAAAATCAACTCCAAGATCAGTGATGTATCATATAACTTTGGTTACAACACCGAGTTTGATAATGATGCAACGTTAGATCTGTCATACACCTATGGTCGTAATAAAATTGACTATACAACCAGTGACACGATTAACTCATCTTACGCAAACTCACTACTTTATACCTCTACCATGACGGCTGATGAAATTAGATCTTCCGTGCCTCGTGAAGGTTTTGCTTATGGATTAGAGCTTTCATTGCAAACCATCAATTTGGATTATACCCAACAGTTTGATCTGTTTGGTCTGGCCATGGGAGCAGAAATAAGGACTGATGAATACCGTGTAAATCCTGGGGAAGAGTATTCTTATCGAGATTATGACACCGAGTCAGGTGTGAGTTTGTATGCCACGGATCGCAGTGCTGGTACTCAAGGTTTTGGGGGCATTGGTCCAGTTTCTGCAGTTGATGAGTCCCGTGATGTTATCTCATTTTATGCTGAGTTAGAGGCTGATATTACTGATGATTTGCTGGTGAGTGGTGCGGCACGTTATGACAATTATGATGGCTTCGGTGACAGTACTAACTTTAAGATAGCGGCAAACTGGTCAATCACTGATGATATTTCACTTCGAAGTGCTGCGAGTACGGGTTTTAGAGCTCCATCCATGCAGCAACTGTATTTCAACAATATTAGTACGCAGTTTATTACTAACCCTGCCGATCCTACAGGTGATCAAATTGCCGTGCAGATTGGTACTTTTAGAAACGACAGTGAGCTAGCAAAATCGATCGGTATTCCTGAACTAAAAGAAGAGGAGTCGACTAACTTCAGTGTTGGAGCTGTGTTCGACTTTGATTCTGGCATTAATTTAACGGTGGATTATTACGCTATTGATATCGATGATCGCATTGTTATCAGTAATAAATTGGGTTATGGCCTTAACAATCAGTTAGATAATGCACTTACTGCAGCCGGTGCTGGAGCGGGTCAGTTCTTCTTAAACGGTGCAGACACTGAGACAAGAGGTGTGGATATCATTGCTACTTGGAATACAGAAGTATTAAGCGGTGATCTGAAATTAACTTTTGCGGCTAATTTTACTAAAACAGAAGTGACAGATATTTTTACTCCACCTAACAGTGCGTTGGATGGGATCCCACCGGAAGACATTTTTTCTGAGCAGGATATCTCAATTATTGAAGATTGGCAGCCAGAGGATCGCATTAACCTTAATGGATTATACACAGTGGGTGATTTTAGCGTGAACTTAGCGTTTAATCGTTATGGTGAATACACGG is from Shewanella sp. MTB7 and encodes:
- a CDS encoding TonB-dependent receptor plug domain-containing protein; protein product: MLSCTVLFFTPYALADNLIRFDIDKQRADKAIIEFAKRSNQTIVFPFDLTKKHESNNLKGYYSVTSGLKKLLNGTGLIAVVNLSGLLSIQADEQDRINTIMKKTTIAALIPLVIGTTTPVAQAEDAAQLEDEIESISVIGSRVPGRSSNELPVPVDILTAEDLANTGQTEVGRMLQAIAPSFNFSSSAISDGTDALRPATLRGLGPDQTLVLINGKRRHQASLIHINTSVGRGTAGTDMNAIPVAAIKRIEVLRDGAAAQYGSDAIAGVINIVLKDADDGGKIGVSYGEYSEGDGETTNIDITKGFALGDDGFLDATFNFRDRGSTNRAGLHGSCQFSGCTDAGNGAKLAGDPRELTASRNTFRIGDAKSEQIGVVVNTGFELDEGELYGFITYSHRDNESAAFFRHNNNNGGNAPLQDGDATIPAGFLPKINSKISDVSYNFGYNTEFDNDATLDLSYTYGRNKIDYTTSDTINSSYANSLLYTSTMTADEIRSSVPREGFAYGLELSLQTINLDYTQQFDLFGLAMGAEIRTDEYRVNPGEEYSYRDYDTESGVSLYATDRSAGTQGFGGIGPVSAVDESRDVISFYAELEADITDDLLVSGAARYDNYDGFGDSTNFKIAANWSITDDISLRSAASTGFRAPSMQQLYFNNISTQFITNPADPTGDQIAVQIGTFRNDSELAKSIGIPELKEEESTNFSVGAVFDFDSGINLTVDYYAIDIDDRIVISNKLGYGLNNQLDNALTAAGAGAGQFFLNGADTETRGVDIIATWNTEVLSGDLKLTFAANFTKTEVTDIFTPPNSALDGIPPEDIFSEQDISIIEDWQPEDRINLNGLYTVGDFSVNLAFNRYGEYTVTDGDSQTYGAEILTDLRINYHLTDNLSFNVGGNNIFDVYPDENEIGNSRTGVIVDGDGNEIVNSPGVFTYSRRSAPFGFNGAYFYAGAEYSF